GGTCCGGGACGGCTGAGGCCCACCGGCGCTGGGCGGCGCCGGTGGGCGGTGGGGGTTGGGGGTTGGGCTGGCGTCAGGAGGTGCGGCGGCGACAGCGGATCAGGGTGAAGGTGGTGGCGCCGAGCCCGACCAGGACCGTGCCGATGCCCGCCGTGAGCAGTGCGCGGTCACCCTGGGCGCCGGTCCGGGCCAGCTGGTCAGTGGTGGCCGGAGCGGTGGAGGTGTCGGCCGCGGCGGTCGTCGTGCCGGTGGTGCTCGTGTCAGTGGTGGCCGGCCGCAGGGGTGGGGACGGTCGTCCGGTCTCCGGCCGGCTGGGGCGCCGGCGACTGCGGGCCCGGAGGCCGGCTCGGGGAAGCGGCGGTGATTTCGACGCTCGCGGTCTTCGAGCACATCGTGGTTCCCCGGAAGGGGACATCGTCGGCCTCGTTGACGAAGACACAGGGCCGCAGCTGGGTCCGGCCGGCCGGCATTCCGGCCGGGTGCTCTGGGGGCGTCGTGCGGCCCGGCCGCCGGTCGTCAGAAAACGATGGTTTGTTGAAGCTTGGCGAAGTTGTCAGTACGCCCGCCCGAACGCTTCATTGTCGGCGGCGGGTGAGCACCCCGATGAGAGCGGCAAGGTCGGCGGCGCCAGCCGGGTCATCCGCGTAACGGGTGGTCTGGAGGGGACCGACCTCAGGAAGGACGATGTCCTCCTGGGCCAGAACATAGATCAAGGTCAACAGTGCGGCGCGGGCATTGCCATCAGCGAAGGGGTGGAAGAACGCCACATCGAGGTAGGCGCGGGCCGCGCGGGCCGCCAGCGGGATGGCCGGGTCGTTGGTCTCGCGAAGGCAGGAATCGAAATCGGCTTGGGTGCGCGGGGTCAGGCCGTAGCGCTCGCGGCCAGCCTTCGCATAGGCGTCGCTCACGCGGAACGGTGCCTCTGGTACGGCAAGGACTTCGCGCTGCCAACCGGCCAGCAGGGCGAAGTCCAGCGGGGTGCGGCGTTCGGCATCTTCTCGGGCCAAGGCGTGTGCGGCGAATAGACGTTCGGCGCGAATCGGGTCGCGCAGACGCACCGGTCCCTCGCACCAGGATCGGAAACCATCGCGGTTGGGCGGGACCCGTTGCAAGGCCGGTGCATATTGCCAGTCGACCTTGCGGCGCACGCGCAGCCAGACTGAAAGGCTGTCAGTGACGGTCATGGAGTTCCTCCAGCGCCGCCCTCTCACGATGGTCCTGGTAGGGGGCGTGGCCGGTGAGGCCGACGGCGAGATCCTCGCCGACGGATTCGATCAGTGTCCGCTCCGGGTAGACCCAGCTCTTGAACCGGCCACCGATCGCGTTCTCCACTGCTTGCGCGGCTTCGGCCCGGTCCATGCCGGTGCTGGTGAGGAACCAGCCCAGGACGATGGAGGTCTGGCCGCGCCAGGCGTTGTCCGCGCCCGAGTCCATCGCGTGGGTCACGAGCCGGACGCAGGCCCGTTCCAGGTGCCAGCTGCGGTCCTCGGGTGAGGCGTCCGGCGGCGGTGCCAGCTCGGCGAAGCGCTGGGCCGTCCGCTCCAGCCACTCCCGCCACTCCAGCAGCGCGGCTACGACGCGTGCTGCGGTCTCGTCGGGGGTCGTCACCGAGCTCGGCCCGCTGGCCCAGTTGCCGATGGGCCCGCCGTCGCGGTAGCACCAGCTCCATCCCCAGGCCCAGGTGCCGTATCGCTCCCGAAGGACTGCATCCACCTGGCTCTCACACCAACGTTCGCCCTGCCACCAGCCGGCCATGCCGGAGAGTACGGGCGGCACCCACGCGCGGACCAGCGAGCGGAGACGAGCGTCTTCGGCCTCGTCCCAGGCGAACGGGTGACGGGCTGGGTCGAATTCGTCCCAGTTCCGAATGTCCTCGTAGGTGACGCGAGGCACGCGGTTGTCGGGGAAGGGCAGGGTGTCACGGTTGTACGTCAGGGCTGGCCACTCTTCCTGTTCGATGTGATCGACCTACCAGTCTCGGCTCGAAGCCCCTGCCATCGCGAATGGTTTTCGGACCCCACCTCGTGCGGCCATCCGTGCAGAACCTATAGCTCGCTCTCATCGTCACCGACCGATGGTTCGCGCAGCGGCCGGAGCCCGGCCCCGGCCGGGCGGAAGAACGTGTACCGGCAAGGAAGTTGATGTGGTCGAACTGCAGTGGTGAGAGGCGGGCAAGGAGGTTGTCGGCGACGGGGAAGCCATCGGCGGCCAGCCGCTTGGCCGCACGGTCCTGCGTGACCTGCTCATGGAAAGCAACGTCCTGCCCCAGGCCGACCGGCGGCTCCTGCTCTACGAACGCTGGCTCGCCGAACGCCTCGCAACCGTCGATGACCCCGCGCGACACCAACTCCAGCACCGCTTCGCCACCTGGCACCAACTGCGGCGCCTACGGGCGAAGGCCGATGCTGGGCCGCTTGGACGATCCCCCACCTCCGAGGCCCGGCAACAGATCACCCAGGCCGACGCCTTCCTCGCCTGGTTCGCAGCCCGCAGTCGGCCCTCCGCCAGTGCCGGCAAGCTGACCTCGACGCCTGGCACGCGGATCACTACGCCACCCGCCGACCAAGGGCGTCATCGACGACGGTGATGCCCTCACCGTCCGACTCGGAGACCCTCCGTCCCCGCTGCGCGCACCCGTCGCCGATCTCGTGCGCGCTTACCTGGCGGAACAGCCCCGCCTCGCCCGGGCCAGCAGCCGCAGCACCTCCTGGCTGTTCCCCGGCCGCCAACCCGGACACCCGATGGACTCGACCAGTCTGCTCGACCAGCTCCGAGCCGCCGGCGTTCCGACCCAGCGCGGCCGAGCCTCAGCCATCCGCCAGCGTCAGCTCACCAGCCCGAGCCCCTCAGGGAGGGCGGCCACCACGAGGGCGACGGCTTCCTCCGGCGTCTCGGTGCGTGCGACCAACTCCCCGCCTCGTCGCCGCACCCCGTACAACCGCTCGTCGTGCGGGAACAGGCCGAACCCGACCTGCCCCTCCGAGAGGCCGTACCCGACTTGCCTCTTCTCGGAAGGCTCGATTCTGGTGGAGAACCACACGTTGAAGTGGCTGGTGATCGGCGTCAGCCTGCGGAGCGCTGGCTGGGCGTACGCCGCTACCAACAGCGCGTTCGTGCGAGGGGTCCGGCCCCAACACGATGTGTGAAAGCGGTCGAGCTTGACGTGCCACACCAACTCGACTGCGCCGAACGGCTCTTGCTCGTGCGCCAGGGCCCACGGGCGGAACTCGACGCACGGGGCCTGGGCCTTGGTCTCTATCAGCCCCGCACCGCTGATCCACGCCGCTGTTGCCCTGACCACTTCGACCGGCTCCGCGATCCACCCACCGGCCATGGTCACGCCTTGGCTTTGCAGGCGCATCCAGAAGCCCCCGCACTGCTCGCCGGGCGAATACACCGACAACAGCCGAGAGCCCTCAGTCTGCTCGTAGGGCGGATACACCGTCACCCGCCGGCCGAGCCCCTCATCGCCATACGTCGCGATGGCCGAAATCTCACTGTCCGGCTCGGGCAGGACGACCCCGAGGCCCTCCGCTGTACGCCTCAACACCTCCCCGAGCACCCCGTTGACCCACTGACGTTCGCCTGCCCCCGCTCCGAAGCTCACCCCCTCAGTATGTCGCGTTGCAGCGCCCGGTCTACCTGATCAACACATGGGGAGATGGGACCGACGATCTCCTGTGACGGGACGCGCAATTGCGGAACGTCTGGGACCACCGCTCGGACCCCGCGCGAGCAGAGCGGGCTTGTGACCGCACAGACTGATCAGCAGAGCACCAACGACAACTCACGGTGACGGACCCAGCTGACACCGGCGAATACGCGACACCTCGACATGCGAGCCCACCAGTCTCAGAAGCCTTCACGTCCCAGGGCGGGCCCAGCAAGCGGTGGGGGCCGCCCGAACGACTCGGGTGGCCCCCACCGCGATCCCCGGGAGAGGTCAGGAGCAGAGGCCGGGTACCCAGACCAGGCGGACGACGTCGATGGTCGGGGCGACCGGGTGGTCGGGGTTGAGGAAGATCTCGGCCGTCACCTCGGGGGTGAGGACCACGCTCCGCAGGTCGCCCCACTCGTCCACCGGCGTGCCGGACCGGTCGTCCAGCAGGACGATCGCCGCGGTGACGAGGGCGAACAGGTCCGGATCCGTCTTCGAGATCTCGACAATCGTGCGGGCCGGCTGGTCCTGGAGCCAGGTACGCCAACGGCTCACGCAGCGGCCTCGGCCGGCCGGACCCGCGTGGTGCCGAGGACCGGCTGCACCGCGGCCCGGAAACCGGCCCGGTCGGGCCCGTACGCGGCCGACATGGCGCGCAGCCACCACGAGGTGATGACCGCCTCCCGGTCGTCGGCCTCCTCCACCGGCCCCAACTCGGCGTAGAACCCGGCGCGCTGCTCGTACGTGAGGGCCTGCTCGATCCCGTTGATGCTGCGCGGCACCCGGAGCGTCCCGTGGTCGGCGGTCGCGGTCACGTCTCACCCTCCCCAGTCTGTTCACCTCCGACCGTACCCGCCGTCCGCGGACGGGTCACCTCACCGGCCGCCCCGACTCCTGTCGATCAGGAGGGCACGACCGGCCGGCCGGTCAGGTGCACACCCGCGTGCCCGCGTGCCGTATCTCGTCGACAGCGGTGCCGTGTCGGCGGTGCTCGACTCCGGCGGTGTACCGGAGCCGAGCTGGTCAGGAAGCCCCGCCTTCATGCCCGGTTGCGGCAGGATCGCCCAGTGGTGATCCCGGCCTCTGTCCGTCCGCTCACGCGTTGAGGACGTGTCCGATGGTCGCGTCCACGTGGTCGGGGATCTCGTCGTGGCGGTCACCCACGGTCGGCGTCCCGGTCGGCTCGAACAGGAGGATCGCGGCGCCCGACGGCGCGGACGGCTTGTGCTCCGTACCCGCAGGGACGGTGAAGACCGCCCCCTGGGGCAGCAGGACCGTGCGCTCCCCCTCGGGCTCGCGCAAGGAGATGCGCAGTTCACCGTCGAGTACCAGGAAGAACTCGTCGGTGTCGTCGTGGGCGTGCCAGAGGTGTTCGCCCTGGACCTTGGCGATCCGGACGTCGTAGTCGTTGACGCGCGTGACGATGCGGGGGCTCCAGAGCGCATCGAAGGAGGCCAGCGCCTGGCTGAGGGTGATGGGTTGGTTGCTCATGGGCTCATCCTGAGCTGTTTCGCCAGGTCGGCGTGAGTGCTAGGAATCGCATATGGCGAAAGAATCCTCGCACCAGGCTCATGTTGCGGGCGTCCACCGGGTGGTCGTGATCGTGGACGAGAACTCGAACCCTTTCGAGCTCGGCTGTGCGACCGAGGTCTTCGGCCTCCGCAGGCCGGAGATCGGCCGCGATCTCTACGACTTCAGTCTCTGCTCCCCCGAGCCCCGCACGGCGATGCGAGACGGATTCTTCACGCTCACGGGAGTCGCCGGCCTGGAGGCGGCCGATACAGCGGACACGTTGATCGTCCCCAACCGCCCCGACGTCGAAGTGCCCCGCCGACCCGCCGTGCTCGATTCCATCCGACGGGCGCACGCCCGCGGTGCACGCCTGATCGGCTTCTGCAGCGGCGCCTTCACTCTGGCCGAGGCCGGAGTCCTCGACGGGCGCCGAGCCACAGCCCACTGGCGGTGGGCGGGTGCCTTCCGTGCCCGCTTCCCCTCTGTCCACCTCGAATCAGACGTGCTGTTCGTGGACGACGGTGACATCCTCACCGCCGCGGGAAGCGCGGCCGCCCTCGACCTCGGGCTGCACGTGGTCCGCCGCGACCACGGCGCCGAGGTCGCCAACTCCGTAAGCCGGCGACTGGTATTCGCGGCGCACCGCGACGGCGGACAGCGGCAATTCGTGGAGCGTCCCATGCCCGACCTCCCCGACGAATCCCTGGCCCCCGTCCTGGCCTGGGCCCAGGAACGGCTCGACTCACCGCTCACGGTCTCAGACCTCGCGGCGCGAGCGGCGGTCAGCCCGGCGACACTGCACCGCCGCTTCCGGGCGCAACTGGGGACGACCCCCTTGACGTGGCTCACGGGAGAGCGGCTCGCCTTGGCATGCCGGCTGATCGAACGAGGCGAGTCACGATTCGAGATCGTCGCACGCCGAAGCGGGCTGGGAACAGCTACCAACCTGCGGTCGCTCATACGCCGCGAGACGGGCATCACTCCGTCGGCATACAAGCGCCGGTTCGGGCCCGAGGTGACCTGACGGCAGGGATGGAAGCGCCCTGGTCCAGGTTTCGCTGCTGACAGGTACGTCGGCGTGGACGTGGACGCCCGCAAGGACGTCCTGGGCCTGTAGGGCGGCGCCGAGGGCGGGCGACGGTGTCTCCACGTGGATGGCCGTGCTCACCGAGACTGCGCAACCGCGGCGTCGAGGACGTGTGCACCTGGCCCGCCGGGCGGGGATGAGCGCCCGGCACCTCGGCCGCCACTTCAGGTCCGTCACCGGCACCACCCCGCTGCAGTGGCTGCTCGCCCAGCGGATGCGGCACGCCCAGGAGCTGCTGGAGACCTCCGACGCCACCGTCGAGACGATCGCGGCGGCCACCGGCATGGGCACCGCCACCACCCTGCGGCGGCACGTTCCGCTCACGCACCAGCGCGGGCTCGGGCGCGGGCTCGGGCTAGCGCCGGGGCCCGGTGCTCGGCCTATTCGTCGAGGTCGTAGAGGTCGTCGTCGAGATCGAGATCGAGGTCGAGATCGTCGAGGTCGCGGAAGTCGAGGCCGGCGGGGCCGAGTTCGGTGTTCTCGGCGTGCTCCCGCATCCGGGGGCCGTACTCGGGGTGGTCGGTCAGGCCGGTGTAGGAGCCGAAGGCGAGGTCGAGTACCCCGGCGAGGTGGGCGAGGTAGACGTCGAGGCCGGGGTACATCACCGCGACGTACGGAAGGTCGTCGATGTCGGTGACGAGGACCGGATACTCGCCGGTGGAGTCGGGCCGGCCCAGGTAGAGCAGTCGGCGGGAGTCGCTTCCGCCGACGAGCGGCAGGCACGGGGAGGGCAGCAGCGCCTCGAAGTCGGCGAACATGCCGACCATGACGCCGCCGGAGCCGTACATCCGCTCGGCCGTCTCGCCGAGTGCCCGGCCCTCCAGGACGGGCGCCCGGGCGTCGTCGTACCAGCCGATGCCGCTCAGCCAGGAGCTGTCGAACGCGAGCCATCGGCGCAGGCTCGGCGGCAGCGGCCGGTCGCCGGCCAGCCGTAGCCGGTCGATCGCCTCGGGAGCGAGCGGCACCGGAGCGGTGATGTCCAGGGCACCGGCCGCGGGTCGGCCCTGGCTGACCCGGGCGATCACCCGGTCGATCAGTGCTGCTCCGTGCATGCTCTCGTCCATGGGCGGCACTGTCCCACACCGCGCCGACAGCACGTTCGGGTGGACGGATGTGGACAGTGCTGGACGGTTCCGGCCCGTCGTCGGGTCTGGGAAGTGGACATCGCCGGACGCGAGTCTGTGGGCCATGGACGCCGCCTGAACGTCCGGACGTCCGACCGCACCCGGCACCCGTACCTGAAGGAGTATCACCATGATGTCCCGCCCGCCCCGCGCCGTGACGGTGCTGATGGCCGCCGCGGCCTTCTGCGCCGCCACCGCCTCGACCGCCGCCGCCGCTCACGCCGCACAGGACGCCGGCCGGCGCCCGCTGAGGATCGTCAATGAGTGGGTGCGTGCCTGGAACGGTACCGATCCGCGGGCGCTCGGCGCCCTGTTCACCGCCGACGGCACCTACATCGACGAGGCCGTGGGCGTCACCTTCCACGGCCGCAAGGAGATCGCCGGGTGGAAGGCCCGGGCGGACGGCCTCATCGACGGGGTCCACGTCAGCGTGCGCGCCACCCGCCGCGACGGTGACCGCGTCACGGTCGAGGCCGTCTACTCGGGGCACATCAAGGGCGCACCCGCGCCGTTCGCCGTGCCGATGACCACCTCCCTCGACCTCGACGAGAACCGCTGCCGGATCGTCTCCGACCGGGACCACTACAGCCTTGCCACCGTCCTCGCCCAGTCCGGCCTGCCCGCCGACTGGACCCCGCCTGCGGCCTGACCCCGGGCCGGAGCGCGCACCGGCGACGTACGGCAGCCGGTGCGCGCTCCGGCTCCATGCCGGCCCGGCCGGGCCTGGCCTGCCGGAATGGATTTCTCCTGTGGCCCGTCGTGCCGTAGAGTCGGGTTCACCGACGCGGGGTGGAGCAGCTCGGTAGCTCGCTGGGCTCATAACCCAGAGGTCGCAGGTTCAAATCCTGTCCCCGCTACTGAAAGGCCGGGCCCGGTGTGCAGACGATGCGCACCGGGCCCGGCCTTTTCCGGTTCGTGGCACGGCCCGGGGGAGCGGTGGGCCGGAAAACCTGGTGACCTTGGTGCCGTTCATGTCGGAGAATCAAGTCCTGCGGCCGGAGAGGCCGGTAGCCCGTCGCTCTGGTGTCGGGACATACCGGTCGAGCGCGGGCCGGGTTTTACGGGTGTAGCTCAAGTGGCCAGAGCAGCCGTCTCCAAAACGGCAGGCTGGGGGTTCAAGTCCCTCCACCCGTGCTACGGCTTCCGCGTCATGAGCGGGCCGCGTCGAAGCGGGTGCGGCGTCCTCGCTGCCGATGGACGCGGTGCTGTTCCCGCTCGCCGCCCTGGTCGCGATCGGTCGTTTCGGCGGCTGACCACCCGGCGGCCGGAAGCTCGGCGGCCGGAAGCCCGGTCACCCGCCGGGCCACTCCACCGGGTCGGCCCTGTCCGGCCCGAGCGGGGAGCCACGCCGCTTCGTCGACGCCCTCACGCCTCCAGGGTTCTCGCGGCGTCGCGGATGACGTCGAGGACGACGTCGGGGTGCGAGAGCATGGGCACGTGGCTGCTGTCGACGGCGTAGGTCTTCGCACCCATCCGCTCGGCGGCCGCCCGCTCCAGGTCGGGGTTCACGGTGCGGTCGTCGTTCGCGACGATGTACCAGCTCGGCTTCGTCCGCCAGGCGGTGCCGGGAACCTGCTGGGTGAACAGGTCGGGGACCGGTACGGCGCCCGTCGCGAGGACGAGCTTCTGCTCGGCTTCGGGCAGATCGCCGCAGAAGTCGCCGATGCCCGACTCGAGGAGCCAGATGCGGCCGTCGGCGACGTCGATGTGCTCGAAGACGGGGGTCCGGGGGAACTTGTCCTGCTGGTCCTGTGAGGTCTCGTCCTCATCGGGGGCGAGCGCGGCGATGTAGACCAGGGCACCCACGCGGTCGTGGACGCCGGCCTTGGTGATCAGCGTGCCGCCGTACGAGTGGCCGACGAGCACGACCGGGCCGGGCACGTGATCGATGGCGCGGGTGACGCAGGCGACGTCGCCCTCGAGCGAGTCCAGGCCGTGCTGCGAGCTGGACACCGCGTGGCCCTCGGCCTGGAGAGCGGGGATGAGCTTGTTGAAGCACGACCCGTCGGCCCAGAGTCCGTGGGCGAAAACGATACTGGCCTTGCCGGTCATGACGTCCTCCTTCGTAGAGATCAATCCATGACGACAACCCTACGATGAGTAGCCGGACGATCACTCTCGGCTCGGGCGCGCCGGCGGCCGGTCACCGTGCGGCCGGTCACCGTGCGGTGGGGCTGCTCGGGCTCGGGGAGCGGGGGAGGGCGAGTTCCTCCCAGATGCGGTCGAGTGCCTCGACGAAGCCCCGGACCTCGTCGGTGCCGTGCACGGCGCCGGGGGCGGCCCGCAGGATCTCCTCGCCGACCCGGACGCTCGGGGCGCTGATCGCCTGGACGTAGACGGCGTGCCGCTCCAGCAGGAGTTCGGAGATCTCCTTGCAGACCTGCTCGTCGCCGACCAGCACGGACACGATGTGGGACAGGTCCGAGAGGAACGGGATCCCCTGTTCCTTCAGCAGCCGGTGCGTCAGCTGGGCGTTCTCCCGCAGCCGGTCCCGCTCCAGCTCCGAGGTCCGCAGGTGCCGGACCGCCGCGAGGCCGCCGGCGCCGTGCAGGGCCTCGCGGCGCTCCAGGAGCCGCTCCGCCGCCGTGTACGCGGCGTAGGCGTCCCCGGTCCGCATCAGCAGGGTGGTCAGCACGGCCCCCGCCACCCGCAGGGCGTCGTCCGCGCCGAGCGCCCCGGGGACCTCTGACCGTTCCAGGACCGCCTGCTCGTACCCGGCCGCCGCGTCCGGGCGGTCGCAGAGCCGTTCGGCGTCGGCCGCGGCCAGCCGGGCCGACACCGTGAGCCGGTGCCCCGGGCCGAGCCGGGACAGCGCGTCCTCGACCAGGGGGCCCGCCAGCGCCGCCGCCCTCGCGTACCACCCGGCCGCGCCGTGCGCCTGGACCGCCACCAGCCGCGCGCCCAGGTGGGCCTCCGACCCCGGGCCCGTGGTGCGGGCCGCCCGGTCGGCGGCCTCCTTGGCGAGGGCCAGCCCGGCGGCGTGGTCGCCGGTGGCGACCAGGGCCTCGGCCCGACCGCACAGGGCCGCGACGGTCTCCGGCGCGTCCGGCCCGAGCAGGCGCTCGGTGGTGGCGGCGTGGGCGGCCCAGATGTCGACCGCGTCCCGGAGCAGCCCCGCCGCAGCCGAACTGCGGGCGTAGCGGGTGAGCAGCCGGGGGCCGTCCGGGGCGGCGTACAGACCGTCGCCGAGGTGGCCGTGCAGGCGGCCCGCGTTGGCCCGCAGGACCTCCTCCAACGCCGGGTCCGCGTAGTCGTGTTCGGGCCAGAGGTCGATCAGGGCGGTGGCCGCGCAGCTGGCCCAGGTGGCGAGCTGCCCGGGAGCGAGGGTGTCGCGGGCCGCCCGGGCGGTGAGGGCGTGCATCAGGACGGCCCGGGGCTCGGCCCGCCGGCTGTGGGTGATCAGCCCGTACTCGTGCAGGACGCGCAGCGCCGCGTCGCCGATGCCGCGGCGGCCGACCCCCGGCCGGTCCTCGGCGCCCTGACCGGTCAACAGGTC
The window above is part of the Kitasatospora sp. HUAS MG31 genome. Proteins encoded here:
- a CDS encoding Fic family protein: MTVTDSLSVWLRVRRKVDWQYAPALQRVPPNRDGFRSWCEGPVRLRDPIRAERLFAAHALAREDAERRTPLDFALLAGWQREVLAVPEAPFRVSDAYAKAGRERYGLTPRTQADFDSCLRETNDPAIPLAARAARAYLDVAFFHPFADGNARAALLTLIYVLAQEDIVLPEVGPLQTTRYADDPAGAADLAALIGVLTRRRQ
- a CDS encoding DUF6193 family natural product biosynthesis protein, coding for MSFGAGAGERQWVNGVLGEVLRRTAEGLGVVLPEPDSEISAIATYGDEGLGRRVTVYPPYEQTEGSRLLSVYSPGEQCGGFWMRLQSQGVTMAGGWIAEPVEVVRATAAWISGAGLIETKAQAPCVEFRPWALAHEQEPFGAVELVWHVKLDRFHTSCWGRTPRTNALLVAAYAQPALRRLTPITSHFNVWFSTRIEPSEKRQVGYGLSEGQVGFGLFPHDERLYGVRRRGGELVARTETPEEAVALVVAALPEGLGLVS
- a CDS encoding cupin domain-containing protein — translated: MSNQPITLSQALASFDALWSPRIVTRVNDYDVRIAKVQGEHLWHAHDDTDEFFLVLDGELRISLREPEGERTVLLPQGAVFTVPAGTEHKPSAPSGAAILLFEPTGTPTVGDRHDEIPDHVDATIGHVLNA
- a CDS encoding GlxA family transcriptional regulator — its product is MAKESSHQAHVAGVHRVVVIVDENSNPFELGCATEVFGLRRPEIGRDLYDFSLCSPEPRTAMRDGFFTLTGVAGLEAADTADTLIVPNRPDVEVPRRPAVLDSIRRAHARGARLIGFCSGAFTLAEAGVLDGRRATAHWRWAGAFRARFPSVHLESDVLFVDDGDILTAAGSAAALDLGLHVVRRDHGAEVANSVSRRLVFAAHRDGGQRQFVERPMPDLPDESLAPVLAWAQERLDSPLTVSDLAARAAVSPATLHRRFRAQLGTTPLTWLTGERLALACRLIERGESRFEIVARRSGLGTATNLRSLIRRETGITPSAYKRRFGPEVT
- a CDS encoding nuclear transport factor 2 family protein, yielding MMSRPPRAVTVLMAAAAFCAATASTAAAAHAAQDAGRRPLRIVNEWVRAWNGTDPRALGALFTADGTYIDEAVGVTFHGRKEIAGWKARADGLIDGVHVSVRATRRDGDRVTVEAVYSGHIKGAPAPFAVPMTTSLDLDENRCRIVSDRDHYSLATVLAQSGLPADWTPPAA
- a CDS encoding alpha/beta fold hydrolase; the encoded protein is MTGKASIVFAHGLWADGSCFNKLIPALQAEGHAVSSSQHGLDSLEGDVACVTRAIDHVPGPVVLVGHSYGGTLITKAGVHDRVGALVYIAALAPDEDETSQDQQDKFPRTPVFEHIDVADGRIWLLESGIGDFCGDLPEAEQKLVLATGAVPVPDLFTQQVPGTAWRTKPSWYIVANDDRTVNPDLERAAAERMGAKTYAVDSSHVPMLSHPDVVLDVIRDAARTLEA
- a CDS encoding aminotransferase class I/II-fold pyridoxal phosphate-dependent enzyme encodes the protein MTGQGAEDRPGVGRRGIGDAALRVLHEYGLITHSRRAEPRAVLMHALTARAARDTLAPGQLATWASCAATALIDLWPEHDYADPALEEVLRANAGRLHGHLGDGLYAAPDGPRLLTRYARSSAAAGLLRDAVDIWAAHAATTERLLGPDAPETVAALCGRAEALVATGDHAAGLALAKEAADRAARTTGPGSEAHLGARLVAVQAHGAAGWYARAAALAGPLVEDALSRLGPGHRLTVSARLAAADAERLCDRPDAAAGYEQAVLERSEVPGALGADDALRVAGAVLTTLLMRTGDAYAAYTAAERLLERREALHGAGGLAAVRHLRTSELERDRLRENAQLTHRLLKEQGIPFLSDLSHIVSVLVGDEQVCKEISELLLERHAVYVQAISAPSVRVGEEILRAAPGAVHGTDEVRGFVEALDRIWEELALPRSPSPSSPTAR